ATGCTCGTCGTATTATCAACTATATTCGCGCGCGATATATTTCTTCGATGTTAATTATTACAGAATGCGCGTTTTCACGGATCATCAATTATGTAAGCACCGAATCTTTATTACGTTACGATTAGCTTGGCAGAAAATATTGTTGCGGGATTAGTGCAGATTTTGCTTACTCATTTAAGGAATTTGCAAGGCCACTTGCTCTCGCCCCGATCTGCATCGCGACCGCCGTGTTCTGCAATCAAACGAAAAGGCCGAGGGATCAAAATGGCGAGCCGGCTTCGTTTCCCGCGCGGTCAATTTTACGTGCTGAGATCGACGCCGTGCCCGCGGCTATATACAAGCATCTGTATTACTCAATGGTTAAATTGACAGTAAATATCAATGcaaagttaatatttactgcCAAGTTTCACTCTGCACCTGTTAAATGCGTCGCAATGACACCCGTTCTGCCCCGCGGCCGCCGCGTTCCGCAAGTGAAACGTGAATACAACTAAAGTTTGCGAGGAACGGCCTTGTCTCTCGCGCGTACAACTTCACGCGTCAAGATCGACTGATCGACACTCAATATATCCTGCTTTCAACTTCGCATACATGTATTTGTTGCATTACgatagaaattattatattttaaaacttatatgtttcaaattataattataatttttaaataaaaataaataatatgattgaAATGAGTCAAATTGAACCTCCACTTTAACCCCATCTCGACAATCGTGTCGTTCGATGTCGAAGAGTCGTCCGAGAGTCGATATCGAGCGATCGATGTGACAACGCATCATTTGTACAGGGATATAGGTTATGTACGTCCAGGCAGGCCGTAGTCTTTTCCAGtttactaataaaattgtattgtgtGAGAGAGAGGCGCAAGATGATGTGAGGGTGGATCGACAACATCGTTGCGACTCGCAAAATGGACTGCCAATGGTGCGTTTGCACTCGGTAATTGACTGGTAAACATTCGTCTTCCTCGGTTAACCGGAGGGGAGAGGTTAGTTCTCCGTCCCTCAGCCGACAAAGACCGGAAAAATGGCTGTGGAATTTTTGATAAATCGGCTGAAGGCCCTATTCGTGCTGCTTGTCGGAGTATTTAAGCGCGCGATGTGCTGCCTTCGACGTCGAAGACGATCGTCCTGCGACTCTGTGCCCCTGTCCACCGTCGGCGTAGTACCGAACGCCCTGACTAACTCAACGGTACTTGTCAATTAAaatctttcaataaaattatataagaataatGAAGTGCTTTCCAGCAACAGAATAATGCTGTACACTGTATTATACAGTGTCGACTTCTAGCTGAAATGCTACTtagcttttttatttcattatttatcacCAAAAATGTAACGTTGATATCTATAAACATAGGTAGAACACAGAAGTTGTAACAATATCAAAAGCTGTATCATTTGTTATTCAATATCACAATAATGTCATAAAAAATCTTGTATAAGAAGTACTTGTATGTGACAAGTAAAATCATGATGTTCTCACGTTATTACAAATGACGACACAGTCAATCATAGCATTTTAGTTGTGTTGACTTTTGTCATAGTTGGAAATTACTGAATCATACATTGCATTACAGTGTTGCCTGTGTACATTATGTTGGAAAACACCCataatgttgtaaaaatctACTTTCTAtgtagttatataaatatattctttattattgaTCTATTGTtgatattgatagaaatattttaatatctagaATGTTAGAGAAAATATAATGATGTCTTCATAGATTATACTAAAAAAGAAGACACATCATTGCTTCttgtttgaattttataataaatgcttATTGGGTATGCTTATTTAAGGAATTGGAGCAATGGGATAAGTGGGAAGAAAATCCAGTTGTTGTTATACCAGACAAACCAATTAACACCGTACAAGCAAAGATAGAACAATATCGACAACAAGTGATCAAGCCTCCTGAAACTCCCACTGAAGAACAGCTTAACTTTTTTGAGGTAACTAAAACTAATCCTGGAAACAGTTGATTCAGTGAAAATACTAAAGATTTTACTTTGCATCTTTCATAGAATATGACTCCAAAAATCACTAAACAGACGAAGATTCTACTAAAGGATAAGCATGCAGACAGCTTTCGCAATGCTGCAAACTTCGCGGCCATGGATCATGTTCCAACTGTAAGtactatattttaaagtaaGCCTGTAACACTTCAGAAAGACATACTTTCTGTCCTGTGTCCAGAATGAATTGGGAGAATGGGAAGAAAACACCGCCAGTTGGGAAGTGGACGCTATGGACGACTCTACCAAAGTGTTACGAGAGCAAAGAAGGAGAGAACGAGAACAGCGCTTAATAGAACAACAGCAGAAAAGACTGGAACGTACAGCAAAACCTTTGCAACCCCTAGGTGCAAAACTATGTTCCTGATGCGAGACTACAAACATGTGGGgattaatatcaaaatacacAATAATGTACAACTTAATGGGTCACATGCcggatatttttaatatagaaattggcatgtttatattaattctctattattcaacaatttttaatgtcttGTATCAATTTCATTATTCTCTCGCTTCTTTATGACTGTTCATTGCGAGTTTAAAAATATGACGCGAAAATTCCTCCAGATCTTGcatcttcaaaaaaaaaaaaaaaaaatgacgcgcaatgtattatttttatcctatacttgtatatattaaatatttttaatcttccaAAAAGGCACTAGAGGTTTAATcatgaaaaaaatgcaatacaTTGACTTCAGAGTGAAAGTTGCATTAATgcataatatttctattatcttAGAAGATTGAACTTGTTTTTGTTTTGATACCTTATCGGAGCATGTAAATATGCTTGCGAATATTTTTCTCATAGCAAATTTGATTGGATTACACTGTGCGCACTGGTATACATTAAAACTGCTGTACACTGATCTAACTGAAGTAAAAATGACATATCGCATTACTTATCTTCGCGTTGATTTATGTATGACGACTTTAATATGCGTTCACTAGTGCGTCCAATCGAACTCGCAGTTAGTAAAAATACATCGATTTCTCTTGATATTTCttaaaatgaaagaattaaCGTGTAAACAGCGTCGATATGACTATCTCTCTTAAAAATAGTAGTGTTTGTAAACATTCCATATGAATTTTGTACAATCTCGAATGTGATGCGTCTGAGCTTCTATGTAAGTGAAATAATCGTTTTGTAAGTTTATAATAAGTCGATGTACATTAATCAGGTGGAATCTGccatttcataaatatttttttgttacgttTACGAATCTGTAATCTTCGCGAATTTTATTGGAAGCTGGAATTTTGCAGGCTAGGAAAGACGTTGATACGAGAGAGACGTTGGTATGACGCTTCGATTTGTTACATTCTTTTCTGTTATTCGTTACACGAATGCCGAGAAAACGGCATGAAGCATGGATTTTAAAGTgtttcgtaataaaaaaaaaattcgtttacatttacgtttaaatttcgaaatacccaatttttaaacatttgatcGAGAAACGTGATTATCGAGTATTTAAGAGTATTTACTCAATTAATGAAACGTAGTTATTGCGTAACGTGCATGATGcaaaaaaataacgttttcaTTACAGAAAAAATCAATTATCAAGGACCAACTCTGATTAACCTAATCGtatgattaaatttatgaatttgcaatttaaaatttaaaatcgacCATTTTTagtctaattttataattattttaattaaaaaattaattattaattaaaagtatattttacaaaaattataatttacagaaaatggacaagaaaaacaaaataatataatcagtTTTAAGTTTTGCAATTGACTATTCTGAATTTTAATTGGTCAATCAAGCCAATCGGAGATGATGAAGCCAACCTTGAGTAGCTAAAGAAGAAAACATCTGacgatttatatttatgaaaaacatGATATCAAACATTTGATTATAGATGTTTTgggtaaaaaatttgaaatctatcatttacatttaattcAAATGAAATCGAGACcattaataatcttaaatttcaattaatttattaagcaATGCCTGCATTATGTTATACAtcttataacatatattatatgttcTAAGATAGACATAAATTCATTGTGACATTTTCGAAttcgcgcttcagatttttgaaatccatttgaatcaaaaaataatataatacgaaCATGAATATATTCGAATTCAACATGACGAATAGCTCATTTcatgttttaatttctttaaatccaaaaataatataatggagaCATAAATCCATTCGAATCAAACGCAGTTCAAAACCtatttcaaaatgataaatagcACATTTCGTATTTCAGTGCAGTTGAGTCGAAAAATAATCCGGGACTTTAAAGCGCGAACtctgataaattaaaatgaaatttaacaaattacaatttgcaatttatttaaatttatttttgtttactgggacaacaaaatatgttagaaattttattttaagcaattCTGTCAATTGAATTAATCATCAATTAAATTAGCCGAGGTCTTCTTCGATCACTCGAGCTCCTCGAAAGAGAAAGTCTGCAAATGGACAAGAGTTTGTATCTCAATATGTTCGCGTTTCTGATTCACGTCGATCCGATACTCGTCACGCGCGCCAGCAACGAAACGTCAACGTCAACGTCAACAAACGTCAATGTCGAGAGGTGAACCGACCGTGGTCagtggcgcggcggcggcggcggcggtggtggtggtggtgttgAGTCGTCATCTCCGATTGCTCCAGGAGGAAATCGGAAAAATCCGGATCGCGGAAGCGCGCGTCGCGCCACACAGTCTTACCGGAGACAGCTGGAGCTGGCTGGAGCTGCTTACGACTGGTCGTTACGTGCCTGTGATCGAGACGTTGAGAGGACATTTCTCGACGGGGACCTTCACGAAGGGAGATTCCGAGAAAAGCCGGGGGGGCATTGAGATTGAGCCCAGGTATGTCGACGGTGGACCGCCGCTGAGTTCCGTTGGAGGAAGAGAAGAGACGACGGGGGATCGACGGCCGCACGACGAGATAACCAAGCCGATTGCGAGCCGTCGATAGGTTCGGCTCGTGTAAACACAGCCGCGTAGACGCGACCATGAGCGACCCAGTCGGGCTCAGCTGCGGACggtgagagagcgagagagggtAAATTGTCTATTTCTCTCGGAGCCTCCGAGCGGGACGGTCGCAGACGCGACCGCGCAATTTGCAGTGACTCGTGCACGGGCTTCTTTGATAATTCGAAGGATTGATTTCTAGGTGCCGCGGTATCCGCCTTATCTAAACACGATGTACCGCACGATAAGATCCGCAGCGTAACTGGGAACCTCGTCGTGACTCATTTTACCGTGAGATAGATCTGGAATCATGTAAAGTGACGTGGAGGAACAGCATTGTCGCAGCATAGTTTGTTCAGTCGCAATAAAGACGCAACAATGGGTTCCATCGCTCTAGAGGAGTACGAATTGATGAAGGACTCGAAGTATCGGGTGTAAGTAGAGGATTACTGTGACTAGATTAACACGTTTAGCACCATTGACGTATGCGGCTCGGCAAACGTTACATTCATTTACATTTCAACTCTGGTTCTGGTTAAGAAACTTGTTACGATGTGTCATATTTATCACAGCTATGTGTCTGCTGTCGACAAGGCCCTGAAGAGCTTTGAGTACACGAGCGAATGGGCAGATTTAATTTCTGCCTTGGGAAAACTCAACAAGGTGTTGCTGAGCCATATGAAATTTCCCGTTATTCCAAGGCGAATCAAAATATCAAAGAGACTAGCCCAATGCATGCATCCAGCGTTACCCTCTGGTGTTCACTTGAAAGCTTTAGAAACGTACGACATTATTTTTAAGTGTATGGGTACTAATAGGCTCAGCCATGAGCTCTTTATCTATAGTGCAGGtgagtacacacacacacttcaaataagaaaaataattgcagACAAATAATTGCGATTTctatacattttgtatatttgttttGTCCTTTATTAGGATTATTTCCATTACTGGGTCATGCAGCCATGAATGTCAGACCGTCGTTATTAACGGTATATGAAACACACTTTGTGCCACTCGGCGAAAGGTTGAGACCAGGATTAAGCGGTTTTTTAAGTGGCGTCCTCTTGGGCCTAGAAGATGGATCTGATCATTTTGACAGGTGCCATTCCttatgtatatttgtaaatattagaCAGATATGTGTGCATCGGTAATATGGAAATTTATGGGGTGTTATTTTATCAGAACTAATTCCTTACTGGAAAAAGTGTGCGAGGGTGTGGGTGCAGAACACTTTTATGCATGCCTCTGGGACTGCTTGGCTTCAAACTCTGGCATTCGACTGCCTGCAATATCATTTGTGCTAGCGCATTTCAACAAGAAATTGTCGATGGAGGAGCAAAAATACATTATGGGtactaatactaaaattatggtaagaaaaattttgcgtttaaatactgaatatatatttttttaaatttgatcttttaacgatttgatttataaaagatttcaGCTTTATGTGCTGGAGTGCAAGACACCTCGGTGCTGGTGCAGAGAAGTGCATTGGATTTTCTGTTGATAGGCTTCCCTATGCACAGCAGTCAATTGGCGCATCAAgatatgatattattaataaaagctgCTTTAGTTACTATATTGCGAAGAGACATGAGCTTAAACAGGTAAAAGGAGACTCAACATATTACAGTTCTCCTCGaatctttgttttatttacacacatttttttctatcacaGACGTTTGTTTGCTTGGCTTTTGGGTACCGAAGTAAGCACatcgattttaaagaaaaagaaccCTACAACTGCAAACACTAAAGAGGATGTAACGTACTTTGATATGTATTCAAAGGAGATGCTAGTCGAagcgataaaatatttacttaaagaAGTATGTGAAGAAAATTCGCAAGATCTGAAGCCATATAGGATACTTGTCTCATTACTTGATAAGGTGGACATTGGACCAATAATTTTGGATGATATTCTGTTTGAAGTGTTtaggtaaaattataaaataaaaactatattcTTGTAATTAACACAATTCTTCAACGTGTTTACTAATAACCGCGTATTACATTTTAGGACATTTTATAATGCTTGCAAACAATCTGTATCAAGTCACGCGCCGAAAGCGAATGAAGTTGTGAAATCTGCGAATCTGTTATTCTCGACCTTAGAACCGTCGTATATTTGGATACATTGCGGGCATTTGTTTGAGAAAGCTTGTAACACCAGAGCGAAGACGCAAGTGGCGATCGAGGATATTGCTGTAAGACCGGTTGGCAGTGGTATGCCGAATCTCGTAGAAGTATGCGTACTAACGGAATTCTTACTCGAAACTGTGTCGCTGGACGCATTTATAGACACGCCGTCTGAACATCTTCCTGGCTTATTTTACGAGATAACCAGCAAGCTTTTGTATCATAGTAATATTCTGTCCCCCACGGAGATTTCAAAAAGTCTCACCTTGTGTGCCAAGATCTTATCCAAAGTACAACCGACGATGGTAACGGCTCACGCGGACAAGTGTGAAATGGACACCAAGTTGGATACGTCTCTGAATAACATTACAGTGCCCAATGATAATTCCCTGACGGCGATCCCTTTAGAGAAGAGTCAGTCGGATAGTAAATTGAATAAGCCTGATACAACCGGTATCCCTTTCGCGGAGAAAAGTCCAAGTACAAGGAGAAGAGCCAATTCTGGCGGTGCCACTAAAAGAAACGAGAAGAAGTCGAAGAAGAAGGCGAGCAAAAGCACTTCCAAGCTGAGCGATACCTACACAATACAGGCCGATGGCAGTAGCATATCTGTCGTAGTGAGCGAAGA
The window above is part of the Solenopsis invicta isolate M01_SB chromosome 8, UNIL_Sinv_3.0, whole genome shotgun sequence genome. Proteins encoded here:
- the LOC105193706 gene encoding receptor-binding cancer antigen expressed on SiSo cells encodes the protein MAVEFLINRLKALFVLLVGVFKRAMCCLRRRRRSSCDSVPLSTVGVVPNALTNSTELEQWDKWEENPVVVIPDKPINTVQAKIEQYRQQVIKPPETPTEEQLNFFENMTPKITKQTKILLKDKHADSFRNAANFAAMDHVPTNELGEWEENTASWEVDAMDDSTKVLREQRRREREQRLIEQQQKRLERTAKPLQPLGAKLCS